The genomic interval TCTCGTCGGGAGTCTCGGCGCGCACGGTCGTCACGCCCATGCCCTCCGCGATGGTCGCGAGCGAGAGCGGCGTCTCCGGCCAGTCGTAGGCGTCGAGGCCGTACGAGCGCTCGGCCTCCTCGGAGATGATGGCGTAGTCGCTGTTGTTGAACGCGACGAGAACGATGGGGAGGTTCTCGACCGCGGCGGTGTGGAGTTCGTGAATGCACATCATCAGGCCGCCGTCGCCGGAGAGCGCGAGCACGCCCTCGTCGGGGTTCGCGCGCGCCGCGCCGATGGCGGCGGGGAGGCCGGTTCCCATCGTCGCCCACGACCCCGGATTGACGTACGAGCGCGGGCCGTACGCCGGGAAGGAGACGAGCGTCCAGATGCGGAAGCCGCCCGCGTCCGCGGAGACGGGCGCGTCGCGGGGCGTGGCGTCGCGGACGGCCGAGAGCGCGGCGACGGACGGGAGCGGCGGCTGGGAGCGCTCGCGGAGGGCGGCCATCCGGTCGGCGTCGGCCTCCCGCACGGCTTGCGCGCGCGCCGCGCCCTCGCGGTTCTCGGTGCGTTCCAGGCGGCCCGCGAGACCGGCGAGCGCCGCGCCCGCGTCCGCGACGAGCGCCACCGCCGGCTCGTAGCCCGTCCCCACGTCCTCGGGGTCGAGCGTGACGTGCACCAGCGTCTCGGGCATCTCGACCGTCCACGAGCGGGTGGCGACCGCGTCGAAGTCCGTGCCGACGGCGAGCAGTGCGTCCGACTCCGCGAGCAGGGAGATGAGGTCGGGGCTCGCGCCGCCGCAGAGCACGCCCGCGGAGAGGTCGTGGTCTTCCGGAATCGTCCCCTTGCCCTTGTAGGTGGTGACGACGGGCGCGTCGAGGGGTTCCGCGACGCCGACGAGCGCGCCGGATGCGTCCGCGGAGCGCACGCCGCCGCCCGCGAGAATCACGGGAGCGTCGGCGTCGTTCAAGTGGTCGATGGCGTCCCCGAGCGCGGCCTCGTCCACGCCGTGAACGGACTCCGTCGCGTAGTCGCCGGGTTCGGCGAGCGTCACGTCCATCGGGAGGAAGTTCTTCGGGATGCCGACGCGCACGGGGCCCTTCGGCGGCGTTTGCGCGACAGCGATGGCGCGCTCGATTTCCGCGAGCGTGGCCTCGGGGTTCTCCACCAGGACGTTCTCCTTCACGACGTTGTCGTACGTGTCGGGCGGGGTCTCGTGGATGCCGTCGCCGCCGCGAATCTCGGGGTCGGTCTCGACGGCGAGGTGGAGGAGGGGCGTGCAGTCGTTGAGCGCGTTCTTCAGGCCGTTCATCGCGTTCATGTCGCCCGGACCGGGAACGACGCAGGTCGCCGCCATGTCGCCGGAGGTCTCGGCGTACCCCCACGCCTCGTGCGTGACCGCGGTCTCGTGGCGGGCGACGACGAAGTCGATGGCGTCGCTGTCGCCGATGGCGTCGTTCAACGGGAGGGTTTGCTTGCCGGGGATGCCGAACACCGTATCGATGCCGTGTGCGACCAATCGGTCGATGACGGCCTCGCTCACGCGCATACCGAGTGAGTCGCAGGGAGCGCAATAACTCTTGGTAGACCGGGCGAACCTTTAGAAGGACGTACACGAACGACCGTGTATGACCGACCACGACGTCTCGTTCCTCCGCGACCTCGACGTCGAGTGCTCGTTCACCGAGTCGCGCCGCGAGCAGTACGCCCGCGACGCCAGCCCCCACCACCCCTCGACGCCCGACGCGGTCGTCTGGCCGGAACGCACAGAGGAGGTCTCGGACGTGCTGTCCGCGGCGTACGAGCGCGGGGTGCCGGTGACGCCGTGGAGCGGCGGGAGCGGCCTCGAAGGGAACGCCATCCCAGTCGAGGGCGGTATCGTGCTCTCCACGAAGGAGATGACGTGGGTCGAGGCCGACCCGGACACGCTCACCGCGCGCGTCGGCCCCGGCGTCGTCTACGACGACCTGAACGAGGCGCTCGCCGGCGACGGCCTCCGCTTCCCGCCCGGCATCTCCAGCGGCGACGTGGCGACGATCGGCGGGATGATAGCGACGAACGCGAGCGGGTTCAACGCCGTCCGGTACGGCGAGACCCGCGACCACGTCCGCCGCATCGAAGCCGTCCTCCCCGACGGCGAGGTCGTGGAGGCCGGCCGGAACGTCGTCAAGACATCCTCGGGATACAGCATCACGGACTTGCTCGTCGGGAGCGAGGGCACGCTCGGCGTGGTGACGGACGCGACCATCGAACTCGCCGGCATCCCCGCCGAGAAGCGGGCGGCGCTCGTCGCGTTCGAGAGCGCGCGCGACGCCTGCCGCGCCGTCAGCGACGTCATCGGCGCGGGCGTGAAACCCGGCGCAATCGAGTTCATGGACGCGCACTCCATCGAACTCCTGAACGAGAACCGCGACGACCTCACGCTCCCCGAGCGCGCCACCCTCCTGCTCGAACTCCACGGGAACACGAGCGGCATCGACGAGGACTACGCGTTCGTCGAAGGCCTCTGCCGCGACCACAACGTCGTGGAGTGGACGGAACCCGGCGGCGCGATGGCGGACGTCTGGGAGGCGCGCCGGGAAGCCCTGCCTGCGGCGCGCGCGTACGACCCCGACCTCGACGTGGCCGTCATCGGCGACGTGGTCGTCCCCATCACGAACTACCCGGACATCGTGGAGCGCGCGCACGAACTCGCCGACGAGTACGACCTGCTCGTCCCGCTCGTCGGACACGCGGGCGACGGCAACCTCCACTACACGCCGCTCGTCGACCGGGAGGACGAAGACCACGTGATTCGCGCGATGGCGTACAACAACGAGGTCGTGCAGGCCGCCATCGAGATGGACGGCACCGCGACCGGCGAACACGGCGTCGGCATCGGAAAGCGCGGGTTCATGAGCGACGAACACGCGAACACCGTGGACGTGATGCGCGCCGTGAAGGACGCCATCGACCCGAAGGGCCTGCTCAACCCCGGGAAAGTCATCCCCGAAGAATGAGCACTGTAAAGCGAACCGGAGAGAATCCCTAACAACGCTGGGGAAGGTTTTTCGGGGTTCGCGGTGTGGGTCGCGGTATGAGTGACGCAGTCACGCTCGACGTGGAGGACGGTGTCGCGACCATCACGCTCGACCAGCCCGAGCGCCGGAACGCGCTCTCCCGCGAGATAACCGCGGGCCTGCGCGACCGCCTCGAACACGTCCGCGACGAGGTCGAGGACGCCCGCGCCGTCGTCGTGCAGGGGTCGGGCGGCGCGTTCAGCGCCGGCGGCGACATCGCCGCGATGAAAGAACGACTCAACTCCGACGAGTCGCTGGAGGAGGCCGTGAAGACGCTGGAGCGCACGACGAGCGAGACGCTCGCGCTCCTCGTGGAGTTCCCGCTCCCCACCATCGCGAAGGTGGACGGCCCCGCCGTGGGCGCGGGTGCGAACCTCGCCATCGCCTGCGACGTCCAGCTCGCCACCGAGGACGCGAGCATCGGGTTCGTGTTCCGGCAGGTCGGCCTCTCCGTGGACGCCGGCACGTCCTATCTCCTCCCGCGCGTCGTCGGGACGAACGTCGCGAAGGAACTCGTCTACACGGGCGAAATCATGGGCGCGGAGCGCGCACACGACCTCGGGCTGTTCAACCACGTCTACGGGAGCGACGAGTTCGACGCGAAGGCGGACGCGATGGTCGAACGCATCGCGTCCGGCCCGACAGCGGCGTTCCGGCACGCGAAACGCCTCATCGACGAAGGCTTCGAGAAGACCATCGACCAGGCGATGACGGACGAGGCAGTCGCGCAGGGCGTCGTCTTCGACACGTACGACCACGAAGAAGGCGTCCGCGCGTTCCTCGAAGACAGAGACCCCGAGTTCGAGGGGCGCTAACCCTCGAACTCGCGGCGCTCGTAGAACGCCTTCCCGCGCATCGTCATCACGACCTCGTCGTCCCCATTGAACATCGCGGTGTCCGTCGTGAGCAACCCCCGCCGGGGGTCGCTCTCAAGCGGCCGTTTCTCCGCGACTTCGAGGCGCACGGAGAGCGTGTCCCCGGGCCGAACGGGCTCCGTCCACTGAATCTCCTCCACGCCCGGCGACCCGAGGCTCGCCGCGTCGTCGTAGTGGTGTTCGACCATGAGCTTCATCCAGAGCGACGCCGTGTGCCAGCCGGACGCGATGAGACCGCCGAACGGCGACTCCTTCGCCGCCTCCTCGTCCACGTGGAACGGCTGCGGGTCGAACTGCTCCGCGAACTCCAGGATTTCCTCCTTCGTCACCGTGTACGACCCGAACTCCTCCACGTCGCCCACGTCGTAGTCCTCGTAGTACGTCACAGCGGCTCCTCCCCCTCGATGATGCGAACCGCGCGGTCAGCGAGCGCGGGCACGCGCTCCTCCATCAGCGGATACATCGGGTCGTCCGAGTTCCCCTCCAGGTAGCGCCGGTAGAACATCTCGCCCAGGCCGGCGAGCTTGTAGACGGCGAGCGCGCGGTAGAACCGCTCGTGCTCGAAGTCGAGGCCGGTCTGGTTCTCCCAGCGCTCCACGAGTTCGACCCGGGTCGGGTAGCCGTCGCGCTGCATGAACGTCGCCTCCAGTTCGGGGACGGCGGGCTCGGGGTCTTTCGCGTCCCGCCAGTAGGAGAGCATCCACCCGAGGTCGGCGCGCGGGTCGCCGAGCGTGCTCATCTCCCAGTCGAACACGCCCGTCAGTTCGGGGGGCGTGCCCGGCGCGTACAGGACGTTGTCGAGCTTGTAGTCCCCGTGGACGAGCGTGTGCGGGTGGTCGTCGGGACAGTGTTCGTCCAGCCAGTCCCCCACGCGGTCGAGTTTCGGAACCTCGCGGTCGTCCGCGGTGACCTCGAACGCCCACGAGAGCTGTTGCCCCCAGCGGTCGACCTGCCGACGCGTGTAGCCCGCGGGCCGCCCGAGTTCGCCGAGTCCGACCGCCTCGTAGTCCACGTCGTGGATGGCCGCGAGCGTGTCCACGAGTTCCTCGCCGACGCGCTGTCGGGACGCCGCGTTCGCGAACCGCTCGGGTTCGTCGTCGCGCAGCACGTCGCCGGGCACGCGCTCCATCACGTAGAAATCGCTCCCGATGACGGAATGGTCGTCGCACGCCGCGACCGTCGGTGGCACCGGCACGTCCGTGTCCTGGAGGGCGTCGATGACGCGGTACTCGCGGAGCACGTCGTGGGCGGTGTCCGCGGTCTCGCCCGGCGGCGGCCGGCGAATCACCAGGTCGCTGTCGCCCCACTCGACGAACAGCGTCTCGTTCGAGTGTCCTTCCGCGTGCCGCTCGACGTCGTAGGCGTCCGTCGGCCCGAGTTCGGATTCGAGGAACGCCCGCAGCGCGTCCTCGTCAACGAGCCGCGCGAAGTACGCCTCGCTCGCATCGTCTGGCATACCCGGGCGTTCTATCTCCTCGTACGAATAGGTATGGATGAGAATTACCGCTCGATGCAAAGTAGGACGAATCTTTTTACATTGTATTCACGAAGGGTGGGTATGGAGTACGACGATTCCGAGCGAGCGGTCGAGTTCGCCGAGAAGACCCGCGAGTTCGTGGACGAGGTCGTCATCCCCGTCGAGCGCGACGTGCTGGGCGGCGACCCCATCAGCGACGACCAACTGGACGCGCTCCGCGAGGAAGCCCGCGACTACGGCGTGTACGCGCCCCACCTCCCCGAGGAGTACGGCGGCCACGGCCTCAGCTACCGCGACATGCTCCCCGTCTTCGAGGAAGCCGGCCGCAGCCTCCTCGGCGCGCCCGCCATCAAGGTCGAAGCCCCCGACGAGGGCAACATGCACACCCTCGAAACCTTCGGCACCGAAGCCCAGAAGGAGGAGTACCTCCGACCGCTCGTCCAGGGCGAAATCCGGAGCGCGTTCTCGATGACCGAGCCGATTCAGGGCGGCGGGAGCGACCCGAAGATGATGGCTACCACGGCCGAGAAGGACGGCGACGAGTGGGTCATCAACGGCCACAAGTGGTGGACGACGCAGGGAACGGAAGCCGACGTGCTCATCGTCATGGCCGTCACCGACCCCGACGCCCACCCCTACGAGGGCTGTTCGCTCTTCCTCGTGGACGCGGACACGCCCGGCGTGAACGTCGTGCGCGACATCCCCCACACCGGCGGGAACGTCACCGGCATCGGCCACGCCGAAATCGAGTACGACGACGTGCGCGTCCCCGAAGACGCCCTGCTCGGCGAACTCAACGAAGGATTCAGTCACGCGCAAGCCCGCCTCGGCCCCGCCCGCCTCACCCACTGCATGCGGTACTCCGGCATGGCCCAACGCGCCCTCGACGTCGCGAAAGCCTACATCAGCGAACGCGAAGCATTCGGCGAACCCCTCAGCGAGAAACAAGCCCTCCGCTTCGAAATCGCGGACGCCGAAACCAACCTCCACGCCGCCCGCACCATGGTTCGCCACGCCGCCCGCCAAATCAACCAGGGGAACGAAGCCCGCATCCCCGTCGCCATGACCAAAGTGTTCGCCGCGAACACCTGCCAGAACGTCATCGACCAAGCCATCCAGATGTGCGGCGGAAACGGCATCGGCAAAGACCTCCCCCTCGCCGACTTCTACGAGAGCGTCCGCCAGTTCCGCATCGTCGACGGTGCCGACGAAGTCCACAAACGCGTCATCGCCCGCGACGCACTCAGCGACGCCGACGAACACGCGTTCGAACTCGAAGCCCTCACGCGCTTCTAGCCCACCTTTTTACTGCGGAGGGTTCGCTCCGCGAACCCCCGCTTGCAAAAACCTGGAGGAAAAAGACGCGAGCGCTCCGCGCTCGCGGGAACAGCGCGCCAGAGGCGCGCTGATGGCTCCGCTTCCGCACCGCCCCACACAGAGGTGAACGTTCAAATACGAGCGCGCGGCCAGCGGTGGGTGATGTACTGACGAGCGGCGGACGGGAGTCCGGTTCGGTGACGGCGACACGCTCCCGTGCGCGACGGCGCTGTCGCCTGCACGCCACTTTTCCCCGTGAACGCCTATCCGTGGATATGGACGAACGCGAGATAGCGCGGGTCGCGGCGCTGGTGCGGGACGCGGAGACCGTGGGCGTGCTCACGGGCGCGGGCGTCTCCACCGCGTCCGGCATCCCGAGTTTCCGCGGCGAGGACGGCATCTGGGGGAGCGAGTTCGACCCCCAGGACTTCCACCGTCGGCGGTTCGACCGCGACCCCGCCGGGTTCTGGCGCGACCGCCTCGACCTCCACGACGCGATGCGGCCCGACGGCGTCGAACCGAACGCCGCCCACCGCGCGCTCGCCGACCTCGAATCCGCGGGCGTGGTGGACGCCGTCGTCACCCAGAACACGGACGGCCTCCATCAGGACGCGGGGAGCGACCGCGTCATCGAACTCCACGGGAACGCCGAGCGCGTCGCGTGCGAGGACTGCGGGCGGCGGAGCGACGCGTCCGACGCGCGACGGCGCGCCGCGGACGGCGACCTCCCGCCGACCTGCGAGTGCGGCGGCGTCCTCAAACCCGACGTGGTGCTGTTCGGCGAACAACTCCCGCCGAAGGCGCTGCACGACGCCCGCGACCTCGCGGAGCGCAGTGACGCCTTCCTCGCGGTCGGCTCCTCGCTGACGGTCGACCCTGCGGCCTCGCTCCCGGCGACCGCCGCGCGAGACGGCAGTCTGGTCGTCGTGAATCTCGACGAGACGCGTGCCGACGACCGCGCCGAGGTCGTGCTGCGCGCGGACGTGACGGACGCGCTACCGGCGATAGCGGAACGCGTTCACGAGGCGTAGTGCGCCCGTGACGAGCGCGTACACCACCGCGTAGAGCACCGTGGGGAGCGCGACGAGCGCCGCGGCGAGCAGGGTGAGCGCGAACGCGACCAGTCCCGCGAGCAGGGAGAGGACGACGTGACTCACTGGGTCGCCGCGTTCCACGTTCTCGTGGAGGAACGGCCGGAGTTCGCGCCGCACTGGTCGAAGCAGGCGTTCGTGGAGCGCGGCGGCGACCGTGGACGGTTCGGGGAGCGTCATCGGTCACCCCGCACGCCGACGATGTCGAGCACGTCGCGCAGGTCGTCGATTCGGTGGCTCGCGTCGGGGCCGTCGGCGTTCGCACCGAAGGCGACGCCGCGGATGCCGTGGCGGGCGGCCCCGGCGACGTCGTGGTCGTAGCGGTCGCCCACCATCAGGGTTCGCTCGGGCGCGACCGGGCTCTTCGCGAGCGCTGTCTCGAACATCGCGTCGTCGGGCTTGGTACGACCGACGGCCTCGCTCGTCGTCACGTCGTCCACGTGGTCGAGCACGCCGAACAGGGAGAGGATGAACTCGCCTTCTTCCGTGTCCACGTCGCTCACGATACCCTGATAGACGCCGGCGTCCGCGAGCGCCGCGACGACCTCGCGCGTGTGCGGCGTCGGCCGCAGGTACCGCTGGGAGGTCTCGCGGAAGAGCGGGAACCACTCGTCGTCGGTGAGGTCGCGGCCGACGAGTTCGGCGAGCGCGAGCGCGTACGCCTCGCGCGCTGACTGGTAGGCGTTCCCGTCGCGTTCGCGGAACTGGCGGCCGACGACGCCGCGCCACTCTTCGAGCGCGGCGCGCGGGGCTACGTCGAGGCCGTGCGCGGCGACGAAGCGCTCCATGAACCGCGTGTGGGCTTCGCGCACCGAGTCCACGTCGAGCAGCACGCCACCGATGTCCCAGAAGACCGCGTCGTAGTCCATCTAGTACCACGTCATACCCGCGTCCACGTTAACGTCTTGGGCGGTGACGTGCCGGTGCTGGACGGCGAGTCGGTACGCGACGTCCGCGACTTCCTCCGGCGTCACCATCTCGTCGAGCATGAGGTCGCCGAGGTACTCATCCTGCTTCACGGCTTCGGGCGTGGTGCCGCGGGCGTCGGCCTGTTTCTCGATGACGGTCTCGATGCGGTCGCCCGCGACGGGGCCGGGACAGATGGTGTTCACGGTGACTCCGTCCGCGCCGAACTCGGCGGCGAGCGTGCGCCCGAGGCCGACGAGCCCGAGTTTGGACGCGGCGTACGGGCTTCGGTTCGGGTAGGGTCGCTTTCCGCCGACCGAGGAGACGTTGACGATGCTGCCGTCGTCGCTGTCGCGGAGCGCGCTCGCCGCGTGTTTCGCGCAGAGGAAGGGGCCGGTGAGGTTCGTCTCGATGGTTTCGCTCCACTCCTCGCGCTCGACGGTCTCGACCGGCTGTGTGGGGCCGGCGATTCCGGCGTTGTTCACGAGCACGTCGAGGCCGCCGTACTCGCTGAGAGTTGCGTCGATGGCTGATTCGACGCTCGCTTCGTCGGTCACGTCGCACTCGACGGCGAGCGCGTCCCCGAGTTCGTCGGCGAGTTGGGTCGTGTCGCTGCGCGCGGCGAGCGCGACCGCGTAGCCGTCCTCGGCGAACCGGCGCGCGATGGCTTCGCCGATACCCTGGCTCGCGCCGGTGACGAACGCGACGCCCTCACGCATCCTCGTCCACCAGTTTGAACTTCTGCACCTTCCCGCTCGCCGTCCGCGGCAGGTCGTCGACGAACTCGACCTCTCGGGGGTGTTTGTACTCCGCGAGGTTGTCGAGGCAGAACTCCCGGATGTCGTCCGCGGTCACGTCGGCGTCGGGCGTCCGCACGACGAACGCCTTCACCGTCTCGTTCCGACGGTCGTCGGGGATGCCGACGACGGCGGCGTCCGCCACGTCGGGGTGTTCGTAGAGGAGGGACTCGACCTCGCTCGGATAGACGTTGTAGCCCGCGGTGTTGATCATGTGCTTCTTCCGGTCGACTATCTCGTAGTAGTTCTCGGCGTCCCGGCGTGCGATGTCGCCGGTGCGGAAGTAGCCCTCGTCGGTGAACGCCGCGTCGGTCGCGTTCGGGAGGTCGTGGTAGCCCTTCATCACCTGGGGGCCGCGCACGAGGAGTTCGCCGGTCTCGCCGGGTTCGACCTCGTTCCCCGAGGAGTCCACGATCTTCGCGTCCGTCATCCGGAGCGGCTGGCCGATAGTGCCGGGTTTGTACCCGAACGACGACCCGACGCCGGTGTGGGTGGCGGCGGTGGTCTCGGTGAGGCCGTAGCCCTCGCTCATCGCGACGCCGGTGCGCTCCTCGAAGCGCTCCTGGACGGCGACGGGCATCTTCGCGCCGCCCTCGTTGACGGTGTCGAGCGAGGAGAGGTCGTACTCGCCGAACGACTCGTCGTTCACCATGTCCACGAACATCGTCGCGACGCCGATGAAGCTCGTAATCTCGTGCTCCTCGATTTCGCGCATGCAGGTCTCGGCGCTCCACTCCGCGGGGTTCCGGACGAACGCGGTGCCGCCCCGAACCAGCGTCTGCCACGTGGAGTGCGTGAAGCCCGTGATGTGGTAGAGCGGGAGGAAGACGAGTTCGCGTTGTTCCTCGGGCGGGAGGCCGGTGAACTGGAATCCGGAGAACGCCTGCGCGCGGAGGTTGCCGTGCGTGAGCAGCACACCCTTCGGCTGCCCGGTGGTTCCGGACGTGTACGGCTGCATCGCGGTCGTGTCGGTCTCGACATCGACGGTCACGGGGTCGCCGGACACCTCGTGGAACGCGGTCGTGTCCGCGGTGGATTCGCCGACGGTGAGCACGTCGGGGTCGGCGTCGATGTCGGCGGCGGCCTCGTGGACGTGTTCCGCGAGCGCTGGGTGGGTGACGACGACGCTCGCGTCGGTGTCGTCGAGCTGGTGCGCGAGTTCGCGGGCCTTGTACTGGGGGTTGACGGGGGAGACGACGACGCCGGCGCGGAGGCCGCCGAGGATGGTGGTGACGTACTCTGGGCAGTTCGGGAGGTAGAGGAGGAGTCGGTTGCCCTCGGTGTGCCCGCGGTCGTGGAGGCCGCCGGCGAACGCGCGGGAGCGCTCGTGGAGGTCGCTGAAGGTGAACGAGCGGGTCTCGCCCTCGATGGCGGTGGCGTCGGGTCGGTGGTCGGCCGTCGCGTCGAACAGCGCGGCGGCGTTCGCGTCCGCAACGCGCTGGAGGTAGTCGGGTACGTCCATGCCGTGCTATTTTGTAACATTTGCCATTATGTTAACGGTCGCTCCGGCGGACGCGGATTTATTACCGATGAACCGAAAACGGGTAGATGTCTTAACAATGGTAAGCAGATTCAGCGTGGCGGGCGACACCGCCATCGTCACCGGCGCGTCCTCCGGCATCGGTCGAGCAATCGCGGAACGGTTCGCCGCCGACGGCGCGAACGTCGTCGTCTGCTCGCGTGAACAGGAGAACGTCGACCCCGTCAGCGACCACATCAACGACGGCGACTACGAGGGAACCGCCCTCGCCGTCGAGTGCGACGTGACCGACCGGGACGCCGTGGACGCGCTCGTGCAGGCGACCGTCGAGGAGTTCGGGTCGGTGGACGTGCTCGTGAACAACGCGGGCGCGTCCTTCATGGCTCCCTTCGAGGACATCAGCGAGAACGGCTGGAAGACGATTGTGGACATCAACCTCACCGGCACCTATCACTGCACGCAGGCCGCCGGCGAGCACATGCGGGAGAACGGCGGCGGGCGCGTCGTGAACCTCGCGTCCGTCGCGGGCCAGCGCGGTAGCCCGATGATGAGTCACTACGGCGCGGCCAAAGCGGGCGTCATCAACCTCACCAAGACGCTGTCCTACGAGTGGTCGGGCGACGACGTTCGCGTGAACTGCATCGCGCCCGGGTTCGTCGCGACGCCCGGCGTCGAGTCCCAGATGGGCGTCAGCGCGGACAACATCGAGCGCGACGACGTGCAGCGACGCATCGGCACGAGCGAGGAAATCGCCGACCTCGCGCAGTTCCTCGCCAGCCCCGCGTCCTCGTACATCGTCGGTGAGACGGTGACCGCGGCGGGCGTCCCGCGCATCGAGGAGTCCCCCGAAATCTGATGGGATACTCGGGCGCGGACCTCTTCGTCGACACCCTCGAACAGTACGGCGTCCAGCACGTCTTCGGGAACCCGGGCACCACCGAACTTCCCGTGATGAAGGCGCTCGGGGACAGCGACCTCGACTACGTGCTCGGCCTCCACGAGGACGTGGCGGTCGGGATGGCGGCGGGGTACGCGACGACGCGGCGCTACCACGCGGACGACGACGAGTCCGTGCTCCCCGTCGGGGTGGCGAACCTGCACGTCGCGCCCGGACTGGCGCACGGCCTCGGGAACATCTACGGCGCGAGCGTCGCGGGCGCGCCGCTCGTCGTCACCGCTGGCAACCACTCCACGGAGTTCCGCCACGAGG from Salarchaeum japonicum carries:
- a CDS encoding thiamine pyrophosphate-binding protein, with translation MRVSEAVIDRLVAHGIDTVFGIPGKQTLPLNDAIGDSDAIDFVVARHETAVTHEAWGYAETSGDMAATCVVPGPGDMNAMNGLKNALNDCTPLLHLAVETDPEIRGGDGIHETPPDTYDNVVKENVLVENPEATLAEIERAIAVAQTPPKGPVRVGIPKNFLPMDVTLAEPGDYATESVHGVDEAALGDAIDHLNDADAPVILAGGGVRSADASGALVGVAEPLDAPVVTTYKGKGTIPEDHDLSAGVLCGGASPDLISLLAESDALLAVGTDFDAVATRSWTVEMPETLVHVTLDPEDVGTGYEPAVALVADAGAALAGLAGRLERTENREGAARAQAVREADADRMAALRERSQPPLPSVAALSAVRDATPRDAPVSADAGGFRIWTLVSFPAYGPRSYVNPGSWATMGTGLPAAIGAARANPDEGVLALSGDGGLMMCIHELHTAAVENLPIVLVAFNNSDYAIISEEAERSYGLDAYDWPETPLSLATIAEGMGVTTVRAETPDEIRAAVDTAFDRDGPTLVEVPTDPAEPQASVHMRD
- a CDS encoding FAD-binding oxidoreductase; its protein translation is MTDHDVSFLRDLDVECSFTESRREQYARDASPHHPSTPDAVVWPERTEEVSDVLSAAYERGVPVTPWSGGSGLEGNAIPVEGGIVLSTKEMTWVEADPDTLTARVGPGVVYDDLNEALAGDGLRFPPGISSGDVATIGGMIATNASGFNAVRYGETRDHVRRIEAVLPDGEVVEAGRNVVKTSSGYSITDLLVGSEGTLGVVTDATIELAGIPAEKRAALVAFESARDACRAVSDVIGAGVKPGAIEFMDAHSIELLNENRDDLTLPERATLLLELHGNTSGIDEDYAFVEGLCRDHNVVEWTEPGGAMADVWEARREALPAARAYDPDLDVAVIGDVVVPITNYPDIVERAHELADEYDLLVPLVGHAGDGNLHYTPLVDREDEDHVIRAMAYNNEVVQAAIEMDGTATGEHGVGIGKRGFMSDEHANTVDVMRAVKDAIDPKGLLNPGKVIPEE
- a CDS encoding enoyl-CoA hydratase/isomerase family protein, with amino-acid sequence MSDAVTLDVEDGVATITLDQPERRNALSREITAGLRDRLEHVRDEVEDARAVVVQGSGGAFSAGGDIAAMKERLNSDESLEEAVKTLERTTSETLALLVEFPLPTIAKVDGPAVGAGANLAIACDVQLATEDASIGFVFRQVGLSVDAGTSYLLPRVVGTNVAKELVYTGEIMGAERAHDLGLFNHVYGSDEFDAKADAMVERIASGPTAAFRHAKRLIDEGFEKTIDQAMTDEAVAQGVVFDTYDHEEGVRAFLEDRDPEFEGR
- a CDS encoding MaoC family dehydratase; this translates as MTYYEDYDVGDVEEFGSYTVTKEEILEFAEQFDPQPFHVDEEAAKESPFGGLIASGWHTASLWMKLMVEHHYDDAASLGSPGVEEIQWTEPVRPGDTLSVRLEVAEKRPLESDPRRGLLTTDTAMFNGDDEVVMTMRGKAFYERREFEG
- a CDS encoding phosphotransferase family protein; its protein translation is MPDDASEAYFARLVDEDALRAFLESELGPTDAYDVERHAEGHSNETLFVEWGDSDLVIRRPPPGETADTAHDVLREYRVIDALQDTDVPVPPTVAACDDHSVIGSDFYVMERVPGDVLRDDEPERFANAASRQRVGEELVDTLAAIHDVDYEAVGLGELGRPAGYTRRQVDRWGQQLSWAFEVTADDREVPKLDRVGDWLDEHCPDDHPHTLVHGDYKLDNVLYAPGTPPELTGVFDWEMSTLGDPRADLGWMLSYWRDAKDPEPAVPELEATFMQRDGYPTRVELVERWENQTGLDFEHERFYRALAVYKLAGLGEMFYRRYLEGNSDDPMYPLMEERVPALADRAVRIIEGEEPL
- a CDS encoding acyl-CoA dehydrogenase family protein — translated: MEYDDSERAVEFAEKTREFVDEVVIPVERDVLGGDPISDDQLDALREEARDYGVYAPHLPEEYGGHGLSYRDMLPVFEEAGRSLLGAPAIKVEAPDEGNMHTLETFGTEAQKEEYLRPLVQGEIRSAFSMTEPIQGGGSDPKMMATTAEKDGDEWVINGHKWWTTQGTEADVLIVMAVTDPDAHPYEGCSLFLVDADTPGVNVVRDIPHTGGNVTGIGHAEIEYDDVRVPEDALLGELNEGFSHAQARLGPARLTHCMRYSGMAQRALDVAKAYISEREAFGEPLSEKQALRFEIADAETNLHAARTMVRHAARQINQGNEARIPVAMTKVFAANTCQNVIDQAIQMCGGNGIGKDLPLADFYESVRQFRIVDGADEVHKRVIARDALSDADEHAFELEALTRF
- a CDS encoding NAD-dependent protein deacylase, which encodes MDEREIARVAALVRDAETVGVLTGAGVSTASGIPSFRGEDGIWGSEFDPQDFHRRRFDRDPAGFWRDRLDLHDAMRPDGVEPNAAHRALADLESAGVVDAVVTQNTDGLHQDAGSDRVIELHGNAERVACEDCGRRSDASDARRRAADGDLPPTCECGGVLKPDVVLFGEQLPPKALHDARDLAERSDAFLAVGSSLTVDPAASLPATAARDGSLVVVNLDETRADDRAEVVLRADVTDALPAIAERVHEA
- a CDS encoding HAD family hydrolase; this translates as MDYDAVFWDIGGVLLDVDSVREAHTRFMERFVAAHGLDVAPRAALEEWRGVVGRQFRERDGNAYQSAREAYALALAELVGRDLTDDEWFPLFRETSQRYLRPTPHTREVVAALADAGVYQGIVSDVDTEEGEFILSLFGVLDHVDDVTTSEAVGRTKPDDAMFETALAKSPVAPERTLMVGDRYDHDVAGAARHGIRGVAFGANADGPDASHRIDDLRDVLDIVGVRGDR
- a CDS encoding SDR family NAD(P)-dependent oxidoreductase — encoded protein: MREGVAFVTGASQGIGEAIARRFAEDGYAVALAARSDTTQLADELGDALAVECDVTDEASVESAIDATLSEYGGLDVLVNNAGIAGPTQPVETVEREEWSETIETNLTGPFLCAKHAASALRDSDDGSIVNVSSVGGKRPYPNRSPYAASKLGLVGLGRTLAAEFGADGVTVNTICPGPVAGDRIETVIEKQADARGTTPEAVKQDEYLGDLMLDEMVTPEEVADVAYRLAVQHRHVTAQDVNVDAGMTWY